In Zingiber officinale cultivar Zhangliang chromosome 6A, Zo_v1.1, whole genome shotgun sequence, a single genomic region encodes these proteins:
- the LOC121998230 gene encoding acetylglutamate kinase-like: protein MLSAKSYTTPLRFSLPFKSLQGHSPKPGLLPARPTHMSSIAATAAAAAAAAVVPVVPSPPVKTPSQTRVDILSESLPFIQKFRGKTIVVKYGGAAMKSADLQSSVINDLVLLSCVGLRPVLVHGGGPEINSWLLRLGHQPQFHNGLRVTDALTMEVVEMVLVGKVNKSLVSLINSAGATAVGLCGKDARLLTARPSADAAALGFVGDVSRVDPSILLPILADGHIPVIASVAADDRGQSYNVNADTAAGEIAAAVGAEKLILLTDVAGILEDRNDPGSLVKEINISGIRKMVAEGKVAGGMIPKVNCCVRSLAQGVHTASIIDGRVPHSLLLEIMTDEGAGTMITG, encoded by the coding sequence ATGCTCTCTGCGAAAAGTTATACTACTCCTCTCCGGTTCTCGCTTCCGTTTAAATCCCTTCAGGGACATAGCCCTAAACCCGGCTTGCTCCCAGCGAGGCCAACCCACATGAGCTCCATCGCCGCcactgccgccgccgccgccgccgccgccgtcgtgCCTGTTGTACCTTCGCCGCCCGTCAAGACACCGTCTCAGACCCGTGTCGACATCCTTTCGGAGTCTCTTCCCTTCATTCAGAAGTTCCGTGGCAAGACGATCGTGGTCAAGTACGGTGGCGCCGCTATGAAATCCGCTGATCTTCAATCGTCCGTTATCAACGATCTCGTCCTTCTCTCTTGCGTCGGTCTCCGTCCAGTCCTGGTCCATGGAGGCGGCCCGGAGATTAACTCCTGGCTCCTCCGCCTCGGCCACCAGCCGCAGTTCCACAATGGTCTCCGCGTCACCGACGCGCTCACCATGGAGGTTGTCGAGATGGTTCTGGTCGGAAAGGTAAACAAGTCCCTAGTTTCCCTCATTAACAGCGCAGGCGCCACGGCCGTAGGCCTTTGCGGTAAGGACGCACGCCTCCTCACCGCGCGACCTTCTGCGGACGCTGCCGCCCTAGGGTTTGTAGGGGATGTTTCGCGCGTAGATCCTTCAATCCTCCTTCCCATTCTCGCAGACGGTCATATTCCCGTCATCGCGTCAGTGGCTGCCGACGATCGTGGGCAGAGCTACAATGTGAACGCTGATACTGCTGCAGGGGAGATTGCCGCAGCCGTGGGGGCTGAGAAGTTGATATTGCTGACGGATGTGGCTGGAATTTTGGAGGACCGAAATGATCCAGGCAGCCTTGTGAAGGAGATAAACATTAGTGGTATCAGAAAAATGGTGGCGGAGGGGAAGGTAGCTGGTGGAATGATCCCCAAGGTGAATTGCTGTGTGAGATCGCTGGCTCAGGGAGTGCACACTGCTAGCATCATCGATGGCCGGGTGCCACACTCCCTTCTTCTTGAGATTATGACCGACGAGGGGGCTGGGACAATGATCACTGGATGA